ATAGAATTAGAAATCAACCTTCCCAGACCCGGTGGAAATAATGGCACCCTTTTGCTAAAGAGGGTGCGTGGCCTTGTGTTAACGTGGCTACTGCTACCGGGCCTGGGGTTTGTTTATTTCTCTGATTTTGGAACTGAATAGCGGTAATTGCTTTTCCGATTCAAGAGTATTCGTGTGTGCTCAGGTTCGTTACCAAACCCTCTTTCGTGAGCAGCTATATCGATTCCTGCCATTACGCCTAAATCGTATGCATTGTCTATAATCTTCTGTACGTCGTCGTCAATCAAGCTCATAATGTATATCTCCTTTTTCTTGGTTGTCGTAAATTGTAACAGTATTTTTGATCATGGTTTTAATTAGATTCGCCATTGATCGGTTTTGCTTCCTGGCTATTTCTTGCAATTTTGCGTGTGTATCTTTGTCTAGAGCGAACGATATTTGGATGTTCATGTCTTTGGCCCCTCCTCTTTAGGCTTGCAAGACACTAGCAAGTTAATCATCTTTTGTGCTAACTTCTTTCGTTTGTGTTCCTGCCATGCTAACGCAAAAGGTTTAATCCACCAGTGGTATGTCTGCTTAATTGATAGGGTTTGCTTCAAACATTTCTCATAATCGCGGTAGGGTGTTCTTTTACAATATGGTTTCCTTGTTTTTGCATAAATAGGGCATTTTTCCTCACCATAATAGCAATGGCTGTCACATACTTTGCAAAGCTTGCAATTTGTGGCCCCAACTTTCCATGCTAATCGCCCACCTTTATTGGCCTTCACTTCTTGCCAATGCCTAATTGTTTCATTCAGTATTTCTTGTAATTCTTTTTGCTTATTCATACTAGTTTCCCCACCGTAGTCCCTTCTAAAATACTTATTCATCCTACACCTACCTTTCAAATAAAGTGTTATTTATTTAGTCTTTTTAACTGCACAAAGCTTTCAAGGCAAAAGGTAATACCGCCTGAGTA
This genomic window from bacterium contains:
- a CDS encoding ribbon-helix-helix protein, CopG family, whose translation is MNIQISFALDKDTHAKLQEIARKQNRSMANLIKTMIKNTVTIYDNQEKGDIHYELD